The Chitinophagaceae bacterium genome window below encodes:
- a CDS encoding IPT/TIG domain-containing protein encodes MAIKSISQPCNMQGIYKIGSGGDYATITAALTALRSNGVGGPVILEIKSNYTTITESVFFANIPCVSPANTITLRPEAGAVNVKMSSVNSILFLSNSKYTIIDGRPGGTGTVSQLSIACTGATNNAIVFSDNAAENIVQYVNISGVNTSVNNGAVVFLTGGNTNNIIRNCKISGNSSGHPLNCIYAESTAAKNTGNKIQNCSITGFNVHTTGTANGIWLDKNNEGWEISANSFYQDPAASGTGDVNAICINDTTSANIIADNYIGGSAPLCTGSAYQVNGRFNGIIVAAGKNSYTSIQNNTIQNIRWTMSLSSGGVDGFAGIHILSGKVNCGNISGNTIGNMTQNESIYTTSAYLDNPSVTGILVGYNTFNTAVTDSLFIKNNKIGGIKCMPSATNYLGTVLRGIHVAEQKAGYIDISNNTIGSTTLNSSLDSRVMTNGAAIGIELRVSANGPLWSDSYLIANRIADNKIAHFYGTSTGIKLFGGKPQVLNNVVTDFDMSASSMDTLLSISCISVSGALSGTVIKGNHFYNLSVSAQQASGIQGILLDLCNGVEISKNFIHSFQMSSTNGTGIVTGIEASQSVTNLSITNNMISLGVDLMGNPMNKLNEYNGIKAAIDTSIITHNSVYIAGTGDRSADALNLIKKNTSICRVTNNILVNMHSQATANVWTFNHAVVFNPQFTTTLSGLVMSNNLYWVNGINSFTGGYNNIRYLTLAAWQSAISNDNNSLAGDPNFIAPAANTASTNLHIQLPTIANAAGIIEPSVTHDFDDELRSGLTPVDIGADAILSVPQPVIFSFAPASAPSGTTVTITGTDFTGTSSVKFGGVSATSFSVLNAATITAVVSNGATGTVEVTTPGGVASKTGFTYETATGLPFSSIINSAELTATPNPGNGIILIRHPSSANEATLQFFDVAGRKVKEITVAKSNVQTEVNVSLLPASVYYIIWNNGKRKLTRSILIK; translated from the coding sequence TTGGCAATCAAATCAATTTCACAGCCCTGCAATATGCAGGGAATTTATAAAATTGGTTCGGGCGGAGATTATGCAACAATTACAGCTGCTCTAACTGCATTGCGGTCAAATGGAGTTGGAGGTCCGGTAATACTGGAAATAAAAAGCAACTACACCACTATTACAGAATCTGTTTTTTTTGCAAACATACCATGTGTATCTCCTGCCAATACTATAACACTGCGTCCGGAGGCAGGCGCTGTTAATGTGAAGATGTCTTCGGTAAATTCAATCTTATTTCTAAGTAATTCAAAATATACAATCATTGATGGACGCCCAGGAGGAACGGGTACTGTCAGCCAGTTAAGTATAGCCTGTACAGGCGCAACAAATAATGCAATTGTTTTTTCTGATAATGCTGCAGAGAATATTGTTCAATACGTTAATATTTCCGGCGTTAACACTTCTGTAAATAATGGAGCAGTTGTTTTTTTAACAGGGGGAAATACAAACAATATTATCAGAAATTGTAAGATATCCGGAAACTCGAGTGGCCACCCTTTGAATTGTATTTATGCAGAAAGCACAGCGGCAAAAAACACAGGAAATAAAATACAAAATTGCAGTATCACCGGTTTCAATGTTCATACAACAGGCACAGCCAATGGTATTTGGCTCGACAAAAACAATGAAGGATGGGAGATTTCAGCCAATAGTTTTTACCAGGATCCTGCCGCTTCTGGCACTGGCGATGTAAATGCAATCTGTATTAACGATACAACATCAGCAAATATAATTGCTGATAATTATATTGGTGGTTCGGCTCCTTTGTGCACAGGCAGCGCTTATCAGGTTAATGGAAGATTTAATGGTATAATAGTGGCAGCAGGAAAGAACTCGTATACCAGTATTCAAAACAATACTATACAGAATATTCGATGGACAATGTCATTAAGCAGCGGAGGAGTTGATGGTTTTGCCGGAATACATATTCTAAGCGGCAAAGTGAATTGCGGTAATATTTCCGGAAACACAATTGGAAACATGACACAGAACGAAAGTATTTACACAACATCTGCATATCTCGATAATCCTTCCGTTACAGGAATACTTGTTGGCTATAATACTTTCAATACTGCTGTTACCGACAGTTTATTTATAAAAAATAATAAAATTGGAGGAATAAAATGTATGCCATCTGCCACGAACTACTTGGGCACTGTACTAAGAGGAATTCATGTAGCTGAGCAGAAAGCAGGTTATATTGATATTTCAAATAACACAATTGGCAGCACAACATTAAACAGCAGCCTCGATTCAAGAGTAATGACTAATGGCGCTGCCATTGGCATTGAACTGCGTGTTTCTGCCAATGGTCCTTTATGGTCTGATTCCTACCTAATAGCCAACAGGATTGCTGACAACAAAATAGCACACTTCTATGGCACTTCCACAGGTATAAAATTATTTGGAGGAAAACCACAGGTACTGAATAATGTTGTTACAGATTTTGACATGTCAGCTTCATCAATGGACACGCTTCTTAGTATCAGTTGCATCTCTGTTTCAGGTGCATTGAGTGGAACTGTTATTAAAGGGAATCATTTTTATAATCTCTCTGTAAGTGCACAGCAGGCTTCGGGAATTCAAGGCATTTTACTTGATTTGTGTAACGGTGTTGAGATTTCGAAAAATTTTATTCATAGTTTTCAGATGTCGTCTACTAATGGTACAGGTATTGTTACTGGTATAGAAGCTTCCCAGTCTGTAACCAATCTCAGTATCACGAATAATATGATTAGTTTGGGTGTTGATTTGATGGGCAACCCTATGAACAAATTGAATGAGTACAACGGAATAAAAGCTGCAATAGATACAAGTATCATTACTCATAATTCAGTGTATATAGCAGGAACAGGCGATAGAAGTGCCGATGCACTTAATTTGATCAAAAAGAACACCTCCATTTGCCGGGTTACCAATAATATCCTGGTGAATATGCACTCTCAGGCTACGGCAAATGTGTGGACTTTTAATCATGCCGTAGTTTTTAATCCCCAATTCACCACCACCTTATCAGGTTTAGTTATGAGCAATAACCTTTATTGGGTAAATGGTATAAACAGCTTTACAGGAGGTTATAACAACATCCGCTATTTAACATTGGCAGCCTGGCAGTCGGCTATTTCGAATGACAATAACTCGCTGGCAGGTGACCCAAATTTTATTGCACCTGCTGCCAATACTGCCAGCACCAACCTTCATATTCAACTGCCCACAATTGCCAATGCTGCCGGTATAATTGAGCCGTCAGTTACTCATGACTTTGATGATGAATTGCGATCCGGATTAACGCCTGTTGACATCGGTGCAGATGCTATATTATCAGTTCCGCAACCTGTAATTTTTTCTTTCGCTCCGGCTTCTGCTCCTTCGGGTACTACAGTTACTATTACAGGTACTGATTTTACGGGTACCAGTTCTGTAAAATTTGGTGGTGTTTCAGCAACTTCATTCAGTGTATTAAATGCTGCGACTATTACAGCAGTTGTGAGCAATGGCGCAACCGGAACTGTAGAAGTAACAACTCCGGGAGGAGTGGCCTCCAAAACAGGATTTACTTACGAAACAGCAACAGGTTTGCCTTTTTCTTCCATTATCAACTCTGCAGAACTCACAGCAACACCAAACCCAGGCAACGGTATTATTCTTATTAGACATCCTTCGTCAGCAAATGAAGCAACCCTACAGTTTTTTGATGTAGCCGGAAGAAAGGTAAAAGAGATTACTGTGGCTAAAAGTAATGTGCAAACAGAAGTTAATGTGAGTTTGCTTCCGGCATCAGTTTACTATATCATTTGGAATAATGGCAAAAGAAAACTTACCCGTTCAATTCTAATAAAATAA
- a CDS encoding pyridoxine 5'-phosphate synthase, which yields MTKLSVNINKFATLRNSRGGNNPDVLKAAIDAQRFGADGVTVHPRPDERHIRYDDVREIKKIITTEFNIEGNCREQSFIDLVLEVKPDQVTLVPDTLGQLTSDHGWDTIQNKKYLIEVVDLFKKAGIRVSLFVDPEVRMIEGAAATGTDRVELYTEGYAKRYAEDPSDAVYPYLVAATKARALGLGLNAGHDLDLQNLGYFAKSIHWVDEVSIGHALICDALYLGYENVVQLYKRQLNAK from the coding sequence ATGACGAAACTCTCCGTTAACATCAACAAATTTGCAACTCTCCGCAACAGCCGTGGAGGAAATAATCCCGATGTATTGAAGGCCGCCATTGATGCACAACGCTTTGGTGCAGATGGGGTTACCGTTCATCCAAGACCCGACGAACGGCATATCCGGTATGATGATGTAAGAGAAATTAAAAAAATCATTACTACTGAGTTTAATATTGAAGGCAATTGCCGTGAACAATCTTTTATTGACCTGGTGCTGGAAGTAAAACCCGACCAGGTAACACTGGTGCCCGATACATTGGGGCAATTAACCAGCGATCATGGATGGGATACAATTCAAAATAAAAAGTACCTCATTGAAGTTGTTGATCTGTTCAAAAAAGCAGGGATCCGTGTTTCATTGTTTGTTGATCCTGAAGTGAGAATGATTGAAGGTGCTGCTGCAACCGGAACCGACCGTGTTGAATTGTACACCGAAGGTTATGCCAAACGCTATGCAGAAGACCCATCTGATGCAGTTTATCCTTATCTCGTTGCTGCAACAAAGGCAAGGGCATTAGGGCTTGGGTTGAATGCAGGCCATGATCTCGACTTACAGAACCTTGGCTATTTTGCCAAATCCATTCACTGGGTTGATGAAGTGAGTATTGGTCATGCATTGATTTGCGATGCATTGTATTTGGGATATGAAAATGTGGTGCAGTTGTATAAAAGGCAATTGAATGCGAAATAA
- a CDS encoding PLDc N-terminal domain-containing protein yields MEHLTNFFGYFLLSLIFFLIGAVILTFIMFVRKRTDINDNTKILWVLFFIFVPVISFLVYLMFGYKRKANY; encoded by the coding sequence ATGGAACACCTGACTAACTTCTTTGGCTATTTTCTTCTTTCTTTAATTTTTTTCCTGATTGGAGCTGTTATTCTTACGTTCATTATGTTCGTTCGGAAGCGAACTGATATAAATGACAATACGAAGATATTATGGGTACTCTTCTTTATTTTTGTCCCGGTTATCAGTTTCCTGGTATACCTTATGTTTGGTTACAAAAGAAAGGCGAACTATTAA
- a CDS encoding SET domain-containing protein-lysine N-methyltransferase: protein MHLKFPIEVKKSKVAGKGAFALKAVPAKKKLGNMAGEIISYKEAQRRVKQQHAGELLMVEFDHEPIALDASKNRNALSYINHSCDPNTYMRRAYQQVEFYTLRPIKKGEELTCDYGETHHDGKLPCKCGAKNCRGYI, encoded by the coding sequence ATGCATTTAAAATTTCCGATTGAAGTAAAGAAAAGCAAAGTAGCCGGTAAAGGTGCGTTTGCGTTAAAAGCTGTTCCTGCAAAAAAGAAGCTGGGAAATATGGCAGGAGAAATCATCAGTTACAAAGAAGCACAACGCAGAGTAAAACAGCAACATGCAGGTGAACTGCTGATGGTGGAGTTTGATCATGAGCCGATTGCTCTGGATGCAAGTAAAAACAGAAATGCACTTTCATATATCAATCATTCATGTGATCCAAATACGTATATGAGAAGAGCTTATCAGCAGGTGGAGTTTTATACATTACGTCCCATTAAAAAAGGAGAGGAGTTAACCTGTGATTATGGCGAAACACATCATGATGGAAAGCTGCCCTGTAAATGCGGTGCAAAGAATTGCAGGGGATATATTTAA
- a CDS encoding DUF2452 domain-containing protein, producing the protein MSVLPYASSVSGVAIRPTKEGVIRHQALTAMEEQTNMQLDQIKQQIELLARQAQEIVKRKELSLMIYEAKLNFRPVIGQVYHLYQRNDDSYLLSLISPQEWGDGGPFKQFVASAKLLADHTWVEI; encoded by the coding sequence ATGAGTGTGTTACCCTATGCATCCAGTGTAAGTGGCGTTGCCATCCGTCCAACAAAAGAAGGTGTGATCCGGCACCAGGCTTTAACGGCTATGGAAGAGCAGACGAATATGCAGCTGGATCAGATCAAACAACAGATTGAATTGCTGGCCCGGCAGGCGCAGGAAATTGTGAAACGGAAAGAATTATCATTGATGATTTATGAAGCAAAGCTCAACTTTCGTCCGGTCATCGGACAGGTATATCATTTATATCAACGCAATGATGATTCGTATCTGCTGTCGCTGATCAGTCCGCAGGAGTGGGGAGATGGTGGCCCATTCAAACAATTTGTAGCTTCGGCGAAATTACTGGCCGATCATACGTGGGTGGAGATATGA
- a CDS encoding UbiD family decarboxylase, which produces MAYHSLEECLLDLEKNGHLVRIKEEVDPYLEMAAIHLRVYEAKGPALLFENVKGSKYRAASNIFGTLDRSKFIFRDTFQLVQKLIELKGDPIKAIKHPIQNFSTGLAALKALPKKKSSFSFDKIKISDLPLIHHWPMDGGAFVTLPQVYTEDADKPGIMQSNLGMYRIQLSGNEYELNKEIGLHYQLHRGIGIHQTKANAKGQPLKVSCFVGGPPSHTLSAVMPLPEGISEMTFAGVLGGRRFHYAYDELGDAISTDADFVITGEVDPLHNKPEGPFGDHLGYYSLTHPFPLMKVNNVYAKKNAIWPFTVVGRPPQEDTSFGELIHELTGNAIPQEVPGLKEVHAVDAAGVHPLLLAIGSERYTPYMPAKQPAEILTIANHVLGTGQLSLAKFLFITADDSNQLHTHQVQEYLEYIFERIDLARDLHFYTNTTIDTLDYSGTGLNSGSKLVLAAYGEKKRELCREVPVVLKELQNFENAQLCMPGVVALKTKKFTTYDEAAKEMDVLSHQLSTMNNELEKVVQLIVCDDSSFTSANLRNYLWITYTRCNPSHDVYGINSFINHKHWGCHGPVVFDARLKPHHAPPVEKDPAVEKKIDRLFVKGGSLEGILK; this is translated from the coding sequence ATGGCTTATCATTCACTCGAAGAATGTTTACTCGACCTTGAAAAGAATGGTCATCTTGTGCGGATCAAAGAAGAAGTTGATCCTTATCTTGAAATGGCAGCTATCCATCTCCGTGTATATGAAGCCAAGGGCCCTGCCCTGCTGTTTGAAAATGTAAAAGGAAGTAAGTACCGTGCTGCTTCCAATATTTTCGGCACATTAGATCGCAGCAAATTTATTTTCCGTGATACATTTCAACTGGTACAGAAATTAATAGAACTCAAAGGCGATCCCATCAAAGCCATCAAACATCCCATTCAGAATTTCAGTACGGGGTTAGCTGCATTGAAAGCTTTACCAAAAAAGAAAAGTTCTTTTTCGTTTGATAAAATAAAGATCAGCGATTTGCCTTTGATTCATCACTGGCCCATGGATGGCGGTGCGTTTGTTACACTGCCGCAGGTATATACGGAAGATGCTGATAAACCAGGCATCATGCAATCAAACCTTGGCATGTACCGTATTCAGTTAAGTGGAAATGAATATGAATTAAATAAAGAAATCGGTCTGCATTATCAATTGCACCGTGGTATTGGTATTCATCAAACAAAAGCAAATGCTAAAGGTCAGCCGTTAAAAGTCAGCTGTTTCGTTGGCGGCCCGCCATCACATACATTAAGTGCAGTAATGCCTTTGCCTGAAGGCATCAGTGAAATGACTTTTGCCGGAGTGTTGGGAGGAAGAAGATTTCATTATGCGTATGATGAACTGGGTGATGCCATCAGTACCGATGCCGATTTTGTAATCACCGGTGAAGTCGATCCTCTTCATAATAAACCTGAAGGTCCGTTTGGTGATCATTTGGGTTATTACAGTTTAACACATCCTTTCCCTTTGATGAAAGTGAACAATGTGTATGCAAAGAAAAATGCCATCTGGCCATTTACAGTTGTTGGCCGTCCGCCACAGGAAGATACCAGCTTTGGGGAATTGATTCATGAGTTAACAGGCAATGCCATTCCGCAGGAAGTACCCGGATTAAAAGAAGTGCATGCTGTTGATGCGGCAGGAGTGCATCCGTTATTACTTGCTATCGGCAGTGAGCGTTACACTCCATACATGCCGGCAAAACAACCTGCTGAAATTCTAACCATTGCCAATCATGTGTTGGGAACGGGACAGTTAAGTCTGGCAAAATTTTTATTTATTACTGCTGATGACAGCAATCAACTGCACACACATCAGGTACAGGAATACTTAGAGTATATTTTTGAACGGATCGATCTTGCAAGAGACCTGCATTTTTATACCAATACTACCATTGATACATTAGATTATTCAGGAACAGGTTTAAACAGTGGAAGTAAATTAGTGCTCGCTGCCTATGGTGAAAAGAAAAGAGAATTGTGCAGAGAAGTTCCGGTAGTATTAAAAGAGTTACAGAATTTTGAAAATGCACAGCTTTGTATGCCGGGTGTTGTTGCATTGAAAACAAAGAAATTTACAACCTATGATGAAGCGGCAAAGGAGATGGATGTATTAAGTCATCAGCTATCAACCATGAACAATGAACTGGAAAAAGTTGTTCAGCTTATTGTCTGTGACGACAGTTCATTCACCTCTGCCAATCTCCGCAATTACTTATGGATTACCTATACAAGGTGTAATCCTTCACATGATGTGTATGGCATCAATTCATTCATCAATCATAAGCATTGGGGCTGCCATGGTCCTGTGGTTTTTGATGCAAGATTAAAGCCGCATCATGCACCACCTGTTGAGAAAGATCCTGCTGTTGAAAAAAAGATTGACCGGTTATTTGTGAAGGGAGGAAGTTTGGAAGGAATATTGAAATAG